A region from the Schistocerca serialis cubense isolate TAMUIC-IGC-003099 chromosome 1, iqSchSeri2.2, whole genome shotgun sequence genome encodes:
- the LOC126476887 gene encoding uncharacterized protein LOC126476887, whose translation MLCANLKLIDVDNCLPEEERYQLSYPTMSHAQIEGLSQSVVCSMSKMKWRKSTEEFCSSVVDTLFHQAQISRHAVFLATGDSFKTISFSYRLGKSTVGAIVHDTSIAVIDLLLEEVMPVLNEEKWNAISEEFWTKWQFPNCIGSLDAKHVTIQAPNNSGSLYWNYKKTYYIVLLALVDPCYNFIAIDVGAYGKNSDGGILVNSNLGKQYA comes from the exons ATGTTGTGTGCTAACCTGAAACTCATAGATGTGGATAACTGCCTCCCAGAGGAAGAGCGGTACCAATTAAGCTACCCTACCATGTCACATGCACAAATTGAAGGCCTAAGTCAGTCAGTGGTGTGTAGCATGTCTAAAATGAAATG gaggaagagcactgaagagttttgttccagtgtagtggacacccttttccACCAAGCTCAGATTTCTAGGCacgctgt gttccttgctacaggagattcctttaaaactatttccttcagctacaggttgGGAAAATCCACAGTTGGAGCTATCGTCCATGACACTTCTATAGCAGTTATAgatttattgttagaagaggtgatgcctgtgctgaatgaagaaaaatggaatgctatatctgaggagttttggacaaaatggcagtttccaaactgcattggatctttagatgcaaagcacgtaacaatacaggctccaaacaactcaggaagtctctattggaattacaaaaaaacatattacattgtgcttcttgctctggttgacccatgttataattttattgcaatagatgtgggagcgtacggaaaaaactctgatggaggcattctagtaaattcaaacCTTGGAAAACAATATGCTTAG